The following are encoded in a window of Spea bombifrons isolate aSpeBom1 chromosome 2, aSpeBom1.2.pri, whole genome shotgun sequence genomic DNA:
- the TAF12 gene encoding transcription initiation factor TFIID subunit 12 isoform X1 has protein sequence MTCVLSGPTAVCDVITELDTQLALLGPGPHTPKQRADVSRLGELRAKALQIMNQFGASTLINLSNFTTTTTSMSTSVAVKQEQAVANSTPGVKVQGTAAGGGRVSPDANQVLTKKKLHDLVREIDPNEQLDEDVEEMLLQIADDFIESVVSAACQLARHRRSNTLEVKDVQLHLERQWNMWIPGFGSEEIRPYKKACTTEAHKQRMALIKKTQKK, from the exons ATGACGTGTGTGCTCAGCGGTCCCACCGCCGTGTGCGATGTCATTACAGAGCTAGATACTCAGCTGGct CTTCTTGGACCGGGACCTCACACCCCAAAACAGCGTGCAGACGTGTCCCGATTGGGTGAGCTGAGGGCGAAAGCACTCCAGATTATGAACCAGTTCGGGGCCTCCACGCTCATAAATCTGTCAAActtcaccaccaccaccacctctaTGTCCACCTCGGTTGCGGTAAAGCAGGAGCAAGCTGTTGCAAACAGCACTCCAGGGGTCAAAGTACAGGGGACAGCAGCTGGAGGGGGCCGAGTAAGCCCGGATGCTAACCAG GTTTTAACCAAGAAGAAGCTCCATGATCTGGTCAGAGAGATAGACCCTAATGAACAGCTGGATGAGGACGTGGAGGAG ATGCTCTTGCAGATAGCTGATGATTTCATAGAGAGTGTAGTGTCGGCAGCCTGTCAGCTGGCCCGACACCGGAGATCAAATACACTGGAGGTCAAAGACGTGCAACTTCATTTAG AACGTCAGTGGAATATGTGGATCCCAGGTTTTGGATCAGAAGAAATCCGTCCCTACAAAAAGGCTTGCACAACCGAGGCACACAAGCAG AGAATGGCCTTAATTAAGAAAACCCAAAAGAAATAG
- the TAF12 gene encoding transcription initiation factor TFIID subunit 12 isoform X2, which translates to MNQFGASTLINLSNFTTTTTSMSTSVAVKQEQAVANSTPGVKVQGTAAGGGRVSPDANQVLTKKKLHDLVREIDPNEQLDEDVEEMLLQIADDFIESVVSAACQLARHRRSNTLEVKDVQLHLERQWNMWIPGFGSEEIRPYKKACTTEAHKQRMALIKKTQKK; encoded by the exons ATGAACCAGTTCGGGGCCTCCACGCTCATAAATCTGTCAAActtcaccaccaccaccacctctaTGTCCACCTCGGTTGCGGTAAAGCAGGAGCAAGCTGTTGCAAACAGCACTCCAGGGGTCAAAGTACAGGGGACAGCAGCTGGAGGGGGCCGAGTAAGCCCGGATGCTAACCAG GTTTTAACCAAGAAGAAGCTCCATGATCTGGTCAGAGAGATAGACCCTAATGAACAGCTGGATGAGGACGTGGAGGAG ATGCTCTTGCAGATAGCTGATGATTTCATAGAGAGTGTAGTGTCGGCAGCCTGTCAGCTGGCCCGACACCGGAGATCAAATACACTGGAGGTCAAAGACGTGCAACTTCATTTAG AACGTCAGTGGAATATGTGGATCCCAGGTTTTGGATCAGAAGAAATCCGTCCCTACAAAAAGGCTTGCACAACCGAGGCACACAAGCAG AGAATGGCCTTAATTAAGAAAACCCAAAAGAAATAG
- the YTHDF2 gene encoding YTH domain-containing family protein 2, whose protein sequence is MHTQERQNNGYTALSDSYLPSYYSPSIGFSYSLSEAAWSTGGDPPPTVPYVASYGQLSNAEPHYLPDPMFGPLGSSPFLGHPGFNFFPSGMDFSAWGSGGGSPGASAPSSGYGGSYTYAPSTLGGAVLDGQTSFNGGKAVGSLEQSMGALKLGESGLKTPVGGLPPATIVPPKQASWADIASKPAKQNLAKMLPPQPIKQNMEIGTWENKTQPSAICPLPSPPVIQQSTGCIPSASHPPTRWSAPRNRGTEQTNAPASSPDPHPVLEKLRSVNNYNPKDFDCSPKHGRVFIVKSYSEDDIHRSIKYNIWCSTEHGNKRLDAAYRSLNGKGPVYLLFSVNGSGHFCGVAEMRSAVDYNTCAGVWSQDKWKGRFDVRWLFVKDVPNGQLRHIRLENNENKPVTNSRDTQEVPLEKARQVLRIIASYKHTTSIFDDFSHYEKRQEEEESVKKV, encoded by the exons ATGCACACACAGGAACGACAG AACAATGGTTACACCGCCCTGTCAGATTCATATCTTCCAAGCTACTACAGTCCATCTATTGGTTTCTCCTACTCCCTGAGTGAGGCAGCTTGGTCAACTGGAGGTGATCCCCCACCAACTGTGCCATATGTGGCCTCTTATGGTCAGTTAAGCAATGCAGAGCCCCATTATCTTCCAGATCCAATGTTTGGTCCTCTGGGTAGCTCTCCTTTCCTTGGACACCCTGGCTTTAATTTCTTTCCAAGTGGCATGGACTTTTCAGCCTGGGGCAGCGGAGGGGGCTCTCCTGGAGCATCTGCCCCCAGCTCAGGCTATGGTGGCAGTTACACTTATGCACCAAGTACATTGGGAGGGGCTGTCTTGGATGGGCAGACCAGTTTCAATGGTGGCAAAGCCGTGGGAAGCCTAGAACAGAGCATGGGGGCGCTGAAACTGGGAGAAAGTGGCTTGAAAACACCAGTTGGCGGTCTGCCCCCTGCCACTATCGTTCCTCCTAAACAGGCCTCCTGGGCTGACATTGCCAGCAAACCAGCAAAGCAAAACCTTGCAAAGATGCTCCCTCCACAGCCCATCAAGCAAAATATGGAGATTGGAACTTGGGAGAACAAGACACAGCCTTCTGCCATTTGTCCACTTCCATCACCTCCAGTCATACAGCAGTCTACTGGTTGTATACCCTCTGCCTCTCATCCTCCTACACGCTGGTCAGCACCACGTAACAGAGGCACAGAGCAGACCAATGCTCCAGCTTCCTCTCCTGATCCGCATCCTGTCTTGGAAAAGTTGCGTTCTGTTAACAACTACAATCCCAAGGATTTTGACTGTAGTCCTAAACATGGGAGAGTATTTATTGTCAAGAGCTATTCAGAGGACGATATCCACCGTTCCATCAAATATAACATTTGGTGCTCCACAGAACATGGTAACAAGCGTCTGGATGCAGCTTATCGCTCGCTTAATGGCAAGGGGCCAGTCTATTTGCTCTTCAGTGTTAATGGCAGTGGTCATTTCTGTGGGGTAGCAGAAATGCGCTCGGCTGTGGACTATAACACCTGTGCTGGCGTGTGGTCACAGGACAAGTGGAAAGGCCGATTTGATGTGCGCTGGCTGTTTGTCAAGGACGTGCCCAACGGGCAGCTACGCCACATCCGACTAGAAAACAACGAGAACAAGCCAGTGACCAATTCACGAGACACACAAGAAGTCCCTCTGGAAAAGGCACGTCAGGTGCTTCGTATTATTGCCAGCTATAAACACACCACCTCAATCTTTGATGACTTCTCGCACTATGAGAAGagacaagaggaagaggaaagtgttaaaaaggtATGA
- the LOC128473678 gene encoding ras-related protein Rab-39B-like — translation MACAWDFQFRVLLLGDSGVGKTSLLRWYTDGEFSSSTGQTVGVDFCSRVEEPEDGVKVRLQFWDTAGQERYRAVTRSYYRNASAVILLFDLTARPSFDNILNWYQEVIERTRPEPLIYLLLGTKSDLRAQRTVTREEGQTLADTLKAPYLETSARTGSNITAALSLLCRELLKMARQEKTQGERWKGRCTTVPEAQHTQKRTCAC, via the exons ATGGCGTGTGCATGGGATTTCCAGTTCCGTGTGCTACTGCTTGGGGATTCTGGCGTTGGAAAAACCTCTTTGCTGCGCTGGTACACAGATGGAGAGTTCTCAAGCAGCACAGGGCAAACCGTAGGAGTGGATTTCTGCTCTCGGGTAGAAGAGCCAGAGGACGGTGTTAAAGTCCGACTACAGTTCTGGGACACTGCAGGCCAAGAGCGATATCG GGCAGTAACACGGTCCTATTACAGGAACGCATCTGCTGTTATTCTCCTCTTCGACCTTACTGCGCGTCCATCTTTTGATAATATCTTGAACTGGTACCAGGAAGTAATAGAGAGAACGAGACCTGAGCCCCTAATTTATTTGTTACTGGGAACTAAAAGTGACTTACGGGCCCAGCGCACGGTTACAAGAGAGGAGGGTCAGACGCTGGCAGATACCCTTAAAGCTCCATACCTAGAGACATCTGCACGGACGGGTAGCAACATCACAGCTGCACTCTCTCTTCTGTGCAGAGAGCTGCTCAAAATGGCCCGGCAAGAGAAAACACAAGGGGAGCGCTGGAAAGGTAGATGTACTACTGTACCGGAGGCTCAGCACACGCAGAAGAGGACATGTGCCTGCTAA
- the GMEB1 gene encoding glucocorticoid modulatory element-binding protein 1 yields MANAEVTVPMGDVVVIPSECTEGEDPEDTKTQVILQLQPISHGIYGEVSDADAAVVSLETHTLKMGDTLDGGTVELGEDIDIAYPITCGESKAILLWKKFVCPGINVKCVKYNEQLISPKHFVHLAGKSTLKDWKRAIRLEGVMLRKMMDSGQMDFYQHDKVCTNTCRSTKFDLLISSARAPVPGQSTVVQTPTTGEGSLSSIAVSEEAVEDGAIEWNQALPATVQVNREERSKKEGEEISEETLLFWRGISDVGLMDEVISKVQNEIEDLLSGVQQRMDQTPFQVTDATLLSNIAHSLGLFDAVKRVLEQKKNQTDQSEEQYHYTLADLERQLEAQKKQEGSKSPLFQNVVLMPVNTPKPPKRPRLQRPASAGSLSTTSSQPHYTVLSPLTLAPVGQQFSLGGLRYTTVLGKAGSGDTLAVLTTEMQESGGLAGMMSPVELVTMDTGLGHDGVGEEGQTIIQIDPAPDPEGGSKVMELGDGKVLGVGHPDGIHNVEIVVLEDD; encoded by the exons ATGGCGAACGCAGAGGTGACTGTCCCTATGGGGGACGTGGTGGTGATTCCCAGTGAATGTACAGAGGGAGAAGACCCAGAAGACACAAAGACACAGGTCATCTTGCAGTTACAACCAATTTCCCATGG GATTTACGGGGAGGTGTCAGACGCAGATGCTGCTGTTGTGTCCTTAGAGACTCACACCCTGAAGATGGGGGACACATTAG acgGTGGTACAGTAGAGCTCGGTGAAGACATCGACATTGCCTATCCTATAACATGCGGGGAGAGCAAGGCCATCCTGCTATGGAAGAAATTTGTCTGTCCAGGAATAAATGTGAAGTGTGTTAAG TATAACGAACAGCTGATCAGCCCCAAACACTTTGTTCATTTGGCTGGAAAATCCACATTAAAAGACTGGAAGCGAGCCATCCGCCTGGAAGGTGTTATGTTGAG GAAAATGATGGATTCCGGCCAGATGGATTTTTACCAGCACGACAAGGTCTGCACAAATACATGCAGGAGCACCAAGTTTGACCTCCTTATTAGCAGCGCCCGTGCCCCTGTACCTGGACAGAGCACTGTTGTACAAACCCCCACCACAGGAGAAG GCAGCCTATCTTCAATTGCTGTATCTGAAGAAGCTGTTGAGGACGGAGCTATTGAATGGAACCAAGCACTTCCTGCCACTGTGCAGGTGAACAGAGAGGAGAGAAGCAAGAAAGAAGGGGAAGAGATATCCG AGGAGACTTTGCTTTTCTGGAGGGGTATCTCAGATGTGGGTCTTATGGATGAAGTGATCAGTAAGGTGCAGAATGAGATAGAGGATCTTTTGAGTGGAGTCCAACAACGAATGGACCAGACACCTTTCCAGGTGACAG ATGCCACGTTGCTCAGTAATATTGCGCACAGCTTGGGCTTGTTTGACGCTGTTAAGAGAGTTCTGGAGCAGAAGAAGAACCAGACAGACCAGAGTGAAGAACAGTATCATTACACATTGGCGG atctgGAGCGCCAGTTGGAAGCACAAAAGAAGCAGGAAGGCAGCAAGTCACCTCTCTTCCAAAATGTGGTTCTAATGCCTGTGAACACCCCCAAACCACCTAAGAGGCCTCGACTACAGCGCCCAGCTTCTGCTGGTTCTTTGAGCACCACATCTTCTCAGCCTCACTACACTGTGCTGTCCCCTCTGACTCTGGCTCCTGTAGGACAACAGTTCTCTTTGGGTGGCCTGAGATACACAACTGTGCTTGGTAAGGCGGGAAGTGGAGATACCTTGGCAGTACTAACAACTGAAATGCAAGAATCTGGGGGCTTGGCCGGGATGATGAGCCCAGTTGAGTTGGTTACCATGGATACAGGACTTGGACATGATGGTGTTGGTGAGGAGGGGCAGACCATCATCCAGATAGACCCAGCACCAGACCCTGAGGGAGGTTCAAAGGTGATGGAACTTGGAGACGGAAAGGTTTTAGGTGTTGGCCACCCAGACGGAATACATAATGTGGAGATTGTTGTGTTAGAGGATGACTAA